The Candidatus Binataceae bacterium nucleotide sequence GAAACTCGCGCGGAACCGTCCGCCCTCCGTCTGCTTGCACGCGAGGCGGGCGGCAGCATGCGCGACGCGGAACGGATGCTGGAAACCGCTATCGCGACTGCGAGCGATGGTCAGGTCACCGAAGCGGAAGTGGCCGCCTCGCTGGGCGTCGCCTCGCGTGGCACGGTCTTGAAGATAATCGAAGCGATCCTCGGCCATTCCGCCGCGCCAGCGCTGCGGATGACGCGGGAGCTTGCTGCGCGCGGAGCAAACCTCGAGTCGCTAGGCCGCGATCTTCTCGAGACGCTGCGCAATCTCGCGGTCGCCAAGTTGCCGGCCGATGCCGGACAGACTCCACTCGATGAGCTTCCCGATCACGAAGCGCAGGAACTGCGACGCATCGCCGCGAGCGCCTCGAGCCGCGATCTGATGCGGCTGTTCCGCCTGATGGCTGAGGCGCAGGAGGAGATCATCAGCTCGCCCTATCCCGATTTGCTGATCGAAATGGCGGTCGTCAGGATGGCCTCGCTGGCCCCGGTGATGGACGCCGACGAGTTGCTGCGCGCGATTGGCGCAGCTGGCAGCGCGCCCGCGCGCGGCCCCGGCTCTCCTTCCTCGGGCGGCGGCGAGGGATCGCGAAGTGCTCAGGGAGAAGCTCCTGCCGGCGCTCGCCGCCTTCCGGTGAAGGGCGAGGTCAAAGCCGATGCGCCGTTGCTCGCGCCGGTCCCGGCGCCCAGCTCCGGACCCGCTGCCGCGGTTGCGTCAGATCTGCCGGCCTTTCGCGACCATATTCGTTCGCGTCGCGCCGCCCTTGCGGGATTCATGGAGCAGGGCGCGCTACTTGCTTTCGAAAACAACACGCTGAAGGTGTTTCCTCGTAATGACATCTACATCCGATATCTGGCCGACAATCGCCAGGTGATCGGCGATCTCGCGGCGGAATTTTTCGAATGCGCCGTGAAGGTCGAGCTGGCTGGGCCCGGCGCGTTACCGCACGAAGTTGAGGTCTCTG carries:
- the dnaX gene encoding DNA polymerase III subunit gamma/tau, yielding MAETSPPHLVLARKWRPDRFTELVGQEHVTRTLSEALKRGRIAHAFLFTGIRGVGKTTAARILARCLNCERGPTPEPCGECVACREIRAGSALDVSEIDGATYRKIDDARSIIENLSYRPARDRFKIYIIDEAHQLTDQAFNALLKTLEEPPAHVKFILATTEPQKMPETILSRLQRYDFRRIPFTTICERLHELAEREETRAEPSALRLLAREAGGSMRDAERMLETAIATASDGQVTEAEVAASLGVASRGTVLKIIEAILGHSAAPALRMTRELAARGANLESLGRDLLETLRNLAVAKLPADAGQTPLDELPDHEAQELRRIAASASSRDLMRLFRLMAEAQEEIISSPYPDLLIEMAVVRMASLAPVMDADELLRAIGAAGSAPARGPGSPSSGGGEGSRSAQGEAPAGARRLPVKGEVKADAPLLAPVPAPSSGPAAAVASDLPAFRDHIRSRRAALAGFMEQGALLAFENNTLKVFPRNDIYIRYLADNRQVIGDLAAEFFECAVKVELAGPGALPHEVEVSAPSPQSDDPSIDAPAASAQVPPTRTGSSSADERAEIYSDPGMRRIFDAFEARLVEVRPSRGSKEQGN